In Planctomycetota bacterium, the following proteins share a genomic window:
- a CDS encoding tetratricopeptide repeat protein: protein MARLRRRPRLTAPPAARPARRPAAPVEGNLGIPQWTDLIREFPDYTQAYVERGILLYKTGRFDNALYDFNMALRLEPELPKALYWRGLTLLAFRRFKEAAADFRRCVARDPSNADAAFQAAAALIEMGDLDTALELLDQAVTRKPDHARALALRGELRLRRRDFEGAEADLSAALERDPKNAAALAHRAQVHLVRGNYGRALDDLNAAIALDPAQAGPFHDRGVIALRRKDYAAALGDLEKAMALDRAIPIDPRYAEAYLDRARQAARSGRLDEAIDSYQAALSLDPESVPAAEAAECRRRRAAAALEKGALDAAVADFEEAERLQPAGSPQPLFADALRRRAAARTAQGAHDEALADLTRALAFKPDLALDPALAPSFTHRGRMRVEAGQFADAIADLTRAISLAPSDPAPRELRAAAYFQSGEHERAAGDLEIALRLKPDYPLDPTLLMAFAERGRARLKRGDVLGAAGDFEVASRVDPDLRRDPAYAQALLGRATAFLEQRKFEAALADLERALEIQPDLRVPPGVAAAYVARAQVRAEKGKADLALADLGRALELDPQSAAAYALRAAIRRDRMDYADALADYRQAVRLDPARAATLRADIAGLESMLK from the coding sequence ATGGCACGCCTTCGCCGCCGCCCCCGTCTCACGGCTCCTCCCGCCGCCCGTCCCGCCCGCCGTCCGGCCGCCCCTGTCGAAGGCAACCTCGGCATCCCTCAGTGGACCGACCTCATCCGCGAGTTTCCGGATTACACGCAGGCCTATGTCGAACGGGGCATTCTCCTCTATAAAACGGGACGGTTCGACAACGCCCTCTATGACTTCAACATGGCCCTCCGCCTGGAGCCCGAACTTCCCAAGGCTCTCTACTGGCGCGGCCTGACCCTTCTGGCGTTCCGGCGTTTCAAGGAAGCCGCCGCGGACTTCCGGCGCTGTGTGGCCCGGGATCCGTCCAACGCGGATGCCGCCTTCCAGGCCGCCGCGGCCCTGATCGAGATGGGCGATCTCGACACGGCGCTCGAGCTTTTGGATCAAGCCGTGACGCGGAAGCCCGATCACGCCCGCGCCCTTGCGCTGCGCGGCGAGCTTCGACTGCGGCGACGCGACTTCGAGGGCGCCGAAGCGGACCTCTCCGCCGCGCTCGAGCGCGATCCCAAGAACGCCGCCGCCCTGGCTCACCGTGCCCAAGTCCATCTGGTTCGCGGCAACTACGGACGCGCGCTCGACGACCTCAACGCCGCGATCGCTCTCGATCCCGCCCAGGCCGGACCGTTCCACGATCGGGGAGTCATCGCCCTTCGGCGCAAGGACTACGCGGCCGCCCTGGGGGACCTCGAGAAGGCCATGGCCCTCGATCGCGCGATCCCCATCGACCCGCGCTATGCGGAGGCCTACCTGGACCGCGCGCGCCAGGCCGCCCGCTCGGGTCGCCTGGACGAGGCCATCGACTCCTATCAGGCGGCCCTTTCGCTGGACCCCGAAAGCGTGCCCGCCGCGGAGGCCGCCGAGTGCCGCCGACGCCGCGCGGCGGCCGCCCTGGAGAAAGGAGCCTTGGATGCCGCCGTGGCCGACTTCGAGGAGGCCGAAAGGCTCCAGCCGGCCGGATCGCCCCAGCCGCTCTTCGCGGACGCGCTTCGCCGCCGGGCCGCCGCCCGGACCGCCCAGGGCGCTCACGACGAGGCCCTGGCGGACCTGACCCGCGCCCTCGCCTTCAAGCCGGACCTCGCGCTCGATCCCGCCCTGGCGCCCTCCTTCACCCACCGCGGCCGGATGCGCGTGGAGGCCGGACAGTTCGCCGACGCCATCGCCGACCTCACGCGGGCGATCTCGCTGGCCCCGTCCGATCCGGCGCCGCGCGAGCTCCGCGCCGCCGCCTACTTCCAGTCCGGAGAGCACGAGCGGGCCGCCGGAGACCTCGAAATCGCCCTCCGGCTGAAACCCGACTACCCGCTGGATCCGACGCTTCTTATGGCCTTCGCCGAGCGCGGCCGCGCCCGTCTGAAGCGGGGAGACGTCCTCGGCGCGGCGGGCGATTTCGAGGTCGCCTCCCGCGTGGATCCCGACCTGCGCCGCGATCCGGCCTACGCCCAGGCGCTTCTGGGCCGGGCCACCGCCTTCCTCGAGCAGCGCAAGTTCGAGGCGGCGTTGGCCGACCTGGAGCGGGCGCTCGAGATTCAGCCGGATCTTCGCGTACCTCCGGGCGTGGCGGCCGCCTACGTGGCCCGCGCCCAAGTCCGCGCCGAGAAGGGCAAGGCGGACCTCGCTCTGGCGGACCTGGGCCGCGCCCTGGAACTGGACCCCCAAAGCGCCGCCGCTTACGCCCTACGGGCCGCGATTCGGCGCGACCGCATGGATTACGCGGACGCGCTGGCCGATTACCGACAGGCCGTGCGGCTGGATCCCGCCCGGGCCGCAACCCTCCGGGCGGACATCGCCGGGCTCGAGTCGATGCTCAAGTAG
- a CDS encoding BtpA/SgcQ family protein, with protein sequence MKIFAARRPLIGMIHLPPLPGSPRARRPHEVLERAVADARALARGGADGLLLENFGDAPFAPGEVEPHVPALLAVAALEARRATGLPVGVNVLRNDAQAALAAALASGADFIRVNVHVGTAFTDQGQIDGRAHETLRYRRSIGCRAAVFADVWVKHARPAGGGDLTAAAREVAYRGLADVLLVTGPETGAPPDPQQLSAVRRAVPDRPVYVASGVSPENVGRFREADGFIVGTALKRGGRTEGPVDPVRVRALARAIRGRRGAAP encoded by the coding sequence GTGAAGATCTTCGCGGCGCGGCGGCCCCTGATCGGCATGATTCATCTTCCGCCGCTGCCGGGCTCGCCCCGGGCGCGCCGCCCACACGAGGTCCTGGAACGGGCGGTCGCGGACGCGCGGGCCTTGGCCCGGGGCGGAGCGGACGGGCTGCTCTTGGAGAACTTCGGCGACGCTCCGTTCGCGCCTGGGGAGGTGGAACCGCACGTTCCGGCGCTTCTGGCCGTGGCGGCCCTGGAGGCGCGCCGCGCGACCGGCCTGCCCGTGGGGGTCAACGTCCTGCGCAACGACGCCCAAGCGGCGCTGGCGGCGGCCCTGGCTTCGGGAGCGGACTTCATCCGGGTGAACGTGCACGTGGGGACGGCGTTTACGGACCAGGGCCAGATCGACGGTCGCGCGCACGAGACGCTGCGCTATCGGCGCTCGATCGGATGTCGCGCGGCGGTGTTCGCGGACGTGTGGGTTAAGCACGCCCGGCCGGCGGGGGGCGGCGACCTGACGGCCGCCGCGCGCGAGGTCGCCTACCGCGGGCTGGCGGACGTCCTTCTGGTGACGGGACCGGAAACGGGCGCCCCGCCGGACCCGCAGCAGCTGAGCGCCGTGCGGCGGGCGGTGCCCGATCGGCCCGTGTACGTGGCCAGCGGAGTTTCTCCCGAAAACGTGGGGCGCTTCCGCGAGGCGGACGGATTCATCGTCGGAACGGCGCTCAAAAGAGGGGGAAGGACCGAAGGGCCCGTGGATCCGGTTCGGGTCCGCGCCCTGGCGCGCGCGATCCGGGGGCGGCGAGGAGCGGCTCCGTAG